AGCTATCTTAAGCTAATCCTAAGCTGCTACCAGAGTCCTGAGGAGGGAGGTGGTCAAAAACCCTCGACTGACAGCAAGACTTGGTGGCAAAAGGCACTGAGGTTTCAGTTTCCACAGTAAGGCCAAGGGCTCTATGCCCGAACTTCAAGATGTACACAGCTACTGACCCAAAAGCATAAAAAGAATCCACTCTAgtttgctaaaaaaaaactatataaaTAAGCCAAAGAGATTTGGGGATTCTGTTCTGTGGAGCGATAAAACAAAACTTTGCAGACCTATGGATCAGCGGTGTGTCTGGAGGAGAATAAAATGAAGCATACGCTGAAAAAAACACCCTgcctacagtgaagcatggcAGTGGCTCAGTGATGCTCTGGGGCTGCTTTGCCTCCTCCGGCACTGGAAACCTGCAGCGTGTGGAGGGCATGATGATTCAGTCGAGTATCGGAAAATCCTGGGAGTAAATGTCCCTCTGTGATAAAGGTGCAGCTTGGACCTTCCATCAGGATAATGATCCCAAGCATGCAGCAAAGTCCATCAAGGCCTGGTTTCAGAAGAAGTCCTGGAAGATATGAGTGGACATCGCAGTCACCTGATTTAAACCCCCATGAAAATCTCTGGTGGGATTTGAAAAAGGCGGTTGCACCACGCAAACCCAAGAACATTAGTGAAACGGAGAACTTTGCCCATGAAGAATGGGCTAAGATTCCCCAGGAACGCTGCCAGAAGCTGGTGTCTGGCTATGCATCACGTTTGCAGCAGGTCATAAGAGCAAAAGGGTGCTCTACTAAGTCGTAAAGATGCTTGTCATGGAGGGATTGAATAATTTTCAGTCGGCAGTGGTCATTAAAAGTTGCATTTTGTGTTGTATTCAGAGAAACCACTTGTAATATTAGTTGGGTTGAGCTATTTCAATTGTtcttatttgatttgtttattgcaAACAGCTTccagtttttacattttgccaATAAACCTAATTTGCAGTGGGGGTTGAATCATTTTGATTGCAACTGTCTTACAAAATCTGTCGGTTCATGAAACATCGGTCCAGCAGCCCAGGTAAATGCCACGTATAAATAAAGTCAAACAACAGCTTTGGTTAGAAGACGAGGCCATGAACTCTCCTTATTTCGTGTCTGCTGACAGCTGTTGGAGCACCATTATGTAGCCAACTTTTAAGCACTTATAACAAGATGGCAGCAGCCAGAAAAAGATGCCTGAGCAAACAGTTTTAGTGAAAATTTGTTAAGGTTAAAATCACCTCAGTTTTGCTGTAGGAATCTTATTTATAGTGTCACTTGGGTGGAATGGCAGTTTGGAGTGTCATCAGAGGTGTAAACAGCATTTTGTTTTGACGTAAttgccattttgctgcaaactCATATTTCTTTCTATCTCAAAACTGGCTGGACAGATTATAAAAGAATAGGTGTCTGGACCCAAACTAAAAGGCAAAGACTCATCCTAAAAATGTGGCACCAGTTACTGCCAGTAGCGTTTTATTTTGACAGATTTCAGTCACATTTTCTTGCTTTTATCATTATTCATTTACAACTATTCTgtagtatttattttttcacatgtAGAACACCTGGAGTCTTTTGTTCATTTTACAACCCTTTACAACTCTTTATGGGTGTTTTATACCTCATTCATTTGTGCTTTTCTCTCATTTAGGTAATTTTTGCATCATATTTTGTGCATTTcttctttggatttttttttgtctttttgaggTAATTTTTAATCTGTTCATGTTCCGTTTCATGGTTCTTTTTCTATGTTCCTTCAATGTCTCATTATGGCTGATTAGTGTTGTGCTTTTAGGATTTACGAtccactcactggccacttcaCTAGGCACACCTGGTGCACCTGAACTGCCAGTAAGTGTATTCCTGTGTTAAAGAAACACAGAAGGCCACTTCAGAATAGTTTTAGGTTTTCTTTCTAGCTATTATTGGATGTTTTTAACTGTGTGACTGTGGTCATTATCCTGTTGGAGGACCCATGACCACcgactgagaccaagctttctggGCACTGGGCCCCACACCTCCAGAGTGCCTTGATAGTCTTGAGATTTCATTGTAAATAGCTGACTAACTTCTTTTCATCCTATAAATAGTCAGACTTGACTGCAAGATTGAAGACACCTGCGATGCTAATTACAAAACACAAGATACGTCACTATAATCAAATTATTTGCAATCTTTTCTTGGGATACCAACTAATGTGTCCCTGGGTGTATTGAGAGTAGTTTGCATGAAATCAGGCCTTGACTTCTGAGAGCAAGATGGTAGTGACTGAATAGAGATGCTGTACAAACGGCCCTTTTTTACACTCTGTGGAAACATGCACAGTTAAAATGACCTTGATTTGTCTGTAGGGACCCCGTCCACACCGTCACTTGATTGGAAAGACATTTTTGAGTCTGGTAAGAGGCCAATTAATTTCGAAGTTTATTTTATCAAAGGCGGCCAGAGTTTAAATCAATTGccatttttctgcaaacacagATTCCATCATTTCAAAACTACTTCGATTCACACCATTGGTCCCTAACAAACATTTTCAACCCTTACTGTCTAACAATGCTCCTATAGTTGTGCAACCTCCCTAATGTTCCTCTTAAACTAAAGCCTGATAAATAATCTTTGTTTCAAGTGACCTTTTACTTTTCAAGAGTCTAAAAGCTCAAGCATGAACAAGTGAACTAGTCTTTTAATGCAACTGGGGGAGAACAAGACTGACTGAACACTAAACTCTTTCATATGACGGATGTAGGTTAGAGGGCAGCTGAATGACGAATATGTTTTTGACTCTGGGCTTCCGTTTGTTTTTCACGCTAACCAGGATATATTTAGTAAAACACCTCTGTCTATCCAGCCTTTTATAATGATTGATcaattttaaaacatttgtttaatttgtattttattttagacGATATGTACTCAATTTGCACTTCCTTGATCAAAGTCTGAGAAATGACTTTAGCTCAAAACTTCATAAAAGTTGCAGTCTATAACTTATCTTACTAGTTCATCTCAAAATCACAACTCGGTTGCTGTACTAGATTTGTCAAAAGGTCACACTCTCTACGTACTTTTTAGAGCGAAAATCTAAAATAACCTGTCATCTACATCAAAAGGGCCTTGAGTTCAGTTTCTACATGCTCTACTCTCAGTTTGGTGACCCAGCCTGTCCAAGCTCCACTCCTGCATTCAGCTGCCCCCAGGTCTGCAAGAGGGGAGTCAGTCCACCACCAGGTCCATTTGGGACTTTATCTCTGCCTGCTTTCACCGCTTTTCCTCTTGCTTGTATGCTAACTTATCTATCCCGGAGCCCGGTTGTGTCTGCATAGTCTCCTCCGTGGCTGTGTATCTGTCCAATATCCACTATCCCGTTTAACTCTTGCTTAACTGCTTAACAAATCCCTTCGCCTCATCTGAGCCAGTGGGAATTATCCctcagtggaaaaagaaaaaagctgagAGAGAGACAAAATGGGGGGTCTGATGTCCTCCAACACCTCAAAAGCCCCCTCCTCTATCCCCCGTGCAGTGTTAAAAATAATGCAGCTGACCAGACAGACTGGGATTTTGCAGGGTTATTATCTCAGTAGAGTTTGTACAACAATCAGACAGACACCATACACAGACTTAAACACACATAGAGGAGGAGCAAACACGACTGATACAGAAAGAAAACACTGACATGGAGATGTTACACAGAGGGGACAGGCCACTTTCACCACTTACTTGGCAGCATTCAGAAAGTCATGCAGATAATTTTGTGCCAGTTTTGGTTGTTATTAAAATCTTTCTGATTCTGTGACAGTATCAGATACATTTGCAGACCGTACTGCTGCTTCTATACTTTCCATGGAGTGCAGCTGATAatcaaattagaaaaaaaatctcactggATAAGCTAAAACCACAAACGGATTTTAATTTTGTGGTTTTTAGCCGAAGAGGAAAAGCACCAAATACATATTTAATTTGATTCAAGTCTTTTTGCAACAAGATctattaatttatatttgaaacaattctATCAGAATTGAGCGGGTTTAAGTGTTCACACTTGTTTTTGAAGGAGGTGATTAAGGGCAGTGGGTTCTTTTTCACAGATTGGTTGAACCAGGAGTCTTctggctgtgaggcaacagtgctaaccaacaagccaccgtgctgccttgcTTCATGCACATGATCTTATCAAATATTTACACTTTTTAACTGTTGTATATACACCAGCTCAGGTCAGTAAAACAATACACATTAATTTAGTTTAATATTAATCTAAAAACACCCTAATTAAAAGTAATGTTGAAAATGTTAAAGGAAACAATGTGTTCATGACATGACCATGttaattcaaaaatgtttaatatttaaaattaaaaaaaggggggttGGGGAGGGTGGGCTATCATCATTTGTATTTGTGACTGAGTTGGATTTCTTGCCATCAGTTGTTATATTTCATTTGTAAATAGCTCTGTCTTTTCTTATCCAATGAAGTGTTTGATGAAATcacatttgcttttatttttgttgataATTTCGAGCATTGTTTGGGCTGGTGACCAAGTTGTACCACACTCTTAATTCAATAACAACCGGAAGACGCTCAAAGCTCCTGGAGAACCTGAGCAGAGAGAAATTAGTGTAGAAAACGGATGAATGGTTGaaaaaagtttaagaacatttgtTGCATTTGTTGAAAACACATCCATAAAACATAACTTCCCAGTTGCCAACTGATTCTCTGAAATCAACATGGATACTTGTTGGCCGACTGTCTGACTCCCTCTGTTGGTCAGAGAGAAAACTGCAAGTGCTAGGATTTAAATACACCGcgtaaacatttgaaaaatacaGTCCTTTATTCAAGATATACAATATTACATGTCTTTCTGTGAGTTATTTAAGCAAGTATAGTGATTGTATTGGTGCATTTTTGGCCTACaaagatgtaaaaaaataattttaaaaagctgtgttataaaaaaaaaagtatataaaataAGTCTAATGTTTGAACAGAAAACAATATCCCCTTTAACACATATTTACAATAATCCATATTGTAAATTGCTACTGAATCCATATCCATATGGTTTCAAtgctattttaatatttacaacTAAATACGTCAATGTGTTTGTGCAGTAGATAATAAATGCTCATTTTACTTAACTTAATGTGTTAACTTTATAGGTGATGGGCTTTGTTGTGTGCCAATTTTTTCTAACATATTTCCTGccatttataataaaattatCAAAACATTCCTATATCTGGTTTTAAGTAGCTGAGGTCACTGGAGGACATTTTACTCTGTAAATGAAGAGTGATCTTGATAAGAGTAAGAGTGCTATGCTGGACTTTCCATTTGGTTGTTATGGTGGCAGCTTTAAATAATTATGAGTAAAGTTCTATGTGTGGAAAAATACTCCGTAGTAACTAGTGAATTGGCTGCAGTTCAGTCTACATAAAGTCAAACGTTATTAATATGAAGTGGTTACTTAGCGAGTTATTGCATATCACTGGTGTAGACTGATATCATTAGTATATCTCCAAAAATGCAATGATTATGCCTGTTTTATGTTGGAATGTGTCTCAGATTCATCCACGTGCTCTGGTCTAGATGTCCCGTTTGAGTTTATCGATATTGAAGTCACTGTCAACGTCCAGTTTGGAGAGAGTCTTCCTCACTCGCAGTGCAGTGAGGCGGGCTGTTGGGTTCTGGTACCAACACTCCTTCATGATTTTGACAATGGCCGACAAGATCTGGACACGCACaaagaaaaatgaacaaaacacaTGGTTATCAGGGTCACCATGTTTTCTCAAGTGTTCAAATGTGGATGAGAAGTGATATTACTGGACAATTTGAAATCCCTGAAAACAATAacagtacgtgtgtgtgtgtgtgtgtgtgtgtgtgtgtgtgtgtgtgtgtgtgtagatgcaagtgtgtgtgtgatgaagTAGCCTACTGGATGGGAGTGGAGTCTGTTGTGCAGACTGGGTCTCTGCTGGCCCACACAGACCACCTTTTTCATCTCCTCAAAACTGGGATCTGAAGGCACTAGGTCAAAAAACGGAGGACGGTACTCTTCCACAATCcctaagagaaagaaaaaaacatcacaaacacacagatacCTTCAGTTTCCACACTGGTCAAGTAAAGGTGTCATTCTGTTGAGACCTCAGTCGTTATTTTTCTTCCAGCCTGCTAACTGACATGTTTTTGTGTTAGAAAAAGCTTTGATTATTAGTGCTGCCTCCCAGCCCCCTGCATTTGGTTCCTCTGTCAACACCTACGCTGACATGTGGAATAACTCACAAAAACTAATCTTGGTTGGAAAAAATGGAGCATGTTGTGCTTAATATTATAACAAGATTTACAAGACTCACTTCCACAACCCATTAAAGTGTAGCTTGTTCTACAGATTTTATCTCTTCGtaattttctaaaaaaaatacgaaaaaaaatcctcccctctCTTCATACAAGGCCTGAAATAGCCCACTTGAACTTGAAGATAGGCTGCAGTGGGAGTTGTGTAAAGCATGTTTGACTAAATAAGAGAAGGGAAGATATCAGGTCCCTGGTgactacattaaaaaaaaaaacacacgaagCACACACGCAttcatctgcatgtgtgtttatgtgtgcgtGTGAGCGCTCTAGTCAATTGTGCATGGCTGCGTGCTTGGATCTACAAATTGTGTGCATGGGCATCTGGACTATGTAGAAGTGAGTGCTGACACCAGATAAGACTGTTTATAATTACGGCAGCGCTAATCATGAGAGAGGATAGTAGAGACAGACACAGAGTAGAAAAACACCCGACTGTTGAGAGACATGGGACTAACAGCTTCTTATGTATATTCTTCCAGAGATAGGCTGAGAAGACAAAGGAAACGCCTTTACAATATGATTTGTGGAGTCATTATAAATCCACCTCTTCAAGAGTCTTCGATATAAATGCACATCTCCAAATTTCTCTGCACATGTGTGAAAATGCAAAGCACCTTTATCAGATCTTTGCTACCTTACCGTTGACAAGAGTCCTGCGGGTTATTTCCCAGAAGACCAGGCCAAGAGCCCAGATGTCAGTTTGTTTATAAGACTCAAACAGATCCTGACGAATAGTCTCATCCAGCACCTCTGGAGCCATGTAGCGCTTGGTCCCCACACGAGGGTTGTTCCCCACATCCAGGTAGTCATGAGACTGAGAATGGATCACAGCCAAACCTAAAGAGAGGACGCACAAGGCACAGTTGGAAGCATTTGATTTAAGGCGTGAATACGATCAGCTGTAACAGCAACACTTTTAGACAACCACAGCTGCATTCGTGTTACGTTCATTGTGACAAACTGTCCCTGCATCTTGGACACTCTTACCGAGATCAGCGATGCAGCACTGCCCATTCCGCTTCACCAGGATGTTTCGAGTCTTCAGGTCTCTGTGGGCGATCGCTGGCTTTTCCTGGGAGCTGACGATCTCAGTGTGGAGGTGGACCAGGCCACAGGCCACTGACAGGCACATCTTCAAGCAGCCCTCGGGCTCCAGGCTAGTGTACTGCAGGAAATCGTAGAGCGAACCCAGCTCATGGAAATGGGTGACGAGCCACAACTGGGTGCTGGAGTTCTTGGACGTCATGTCGGAGGCTATAAAGCCTAGAAACCAGATGAAAGAATACATGTTCGTGTTTTGGGTGACTCTTTACacaagtgttttttcttttgtggtaGAAGTCCATCAGCCATACCCAGTATGTTGTCATGGCGCAGCTGCACAGTGTTGTAGATCTCTGTCTCTCGGAACCAGGACTGCTCATCCCTGGATGAGAAAATCTTGACAGCTACACTCTCCCCCATCCATGTTCCTCTCCACACTTCCCCATACCTGCCTTTACCTGGATCCAGAATTACACTGTTACATGGCTGAagaagtaaaaataataaatatatatctaaGTAAAAAGTAGACTGACCGACACATTCGACAAGGGAGATCTGCCTAGCCATAGTCCTTTGGACCAGATATGGAAGTCCTGTTCCACTTCCAGATGTGCAAAACACATCATACATATCCTGGAAAAGAAGACacacatgtgaaaaaaaaatttaatccaTATGCAGAAAATACTATTTTCTGTTATGACAAATTTCACATGTCACTTACACCATATGTGGGGTCATCTCCACTGGGGACTTTGACCATAGTGGCATCCTGGTCTTCAGGATCTTTTGCTCTGCAGGGTCCCCGTCGGAGGAGCAGAAATATCACCaagccacacacacatgcagttgTGAGTACGATCAGCAAAGACACATTGATCCACATCTCTGGGCGCCAGACTTCTGGAGGCACTGTTGTTGGCTCCCCATCTGAACACGCAAACACATGTACACCagcatttttagtcaaaaactatTCAATACAAACAGGAAGACATATTTTAGTTTAGTCATTTTCtgtaagagaaagaaaaatgctCATAACAAAAGACCATCGTTCAAGGAAAGTTGAAATGTAGTTTCTCTAAGTGACCACAAGGGGGCACCACCTACTATCTAAAAGTAAACTTTAGGCCTGTAGATACAAAAATGATCCAAGATCTATTCTGACCCTGACCAACttgaataaaatcaaaacccGAAGGTTCCATAAATCATTCCCTGAATTTCAAAGAAGCGGTATgaaatattataaaataatgccTTTGGGTACTGACTAATGTTTGGAGGTGGTGTGATGAAGGCGTTGCACTTGTTTATCTGGCAGCAGTGAACAAAAAAGCCCTTGAAGAAGCCTTTGCACTGCTCGTTGATATTTATCTTGGAAAAacatcctttttcctctctgccGTGCACCCAGGTATAGAAGCAGGagtctcctctgcaggttccaTTCTCGCATGTGCCTTTGTCATTCTCGCAGAcgcacagcagcttctcctcatCTTTGGTATCGTGGCTCTCTGTGGCACAGAATAAACACATTACCAGCTTTGGCAGATAATCATGGACGCTACTAAGAGAACACAGGCAGAACCTTATATTATTTTCCATGTTCTGCCAAGGAaaaaactctaaccctaacccaaatcagGTGAAGAGATGATTGATCTGCAAGATGTACAAGAAAAACAGTAATATTTGGaatgaaaattacatttttttagaagaaaaacatttcttaCTTATCGTTGACAGGTTTAGGGGTAAACACTACTTGTGAcagaaataaaatatatgtTAACCTCATCTCCTGGCAGCCACAAGACACTACTTAGATAGTTGGGCTTGTGTGGTTCACCAGGAGAGGCAATTTTGGTTGGAACTGATAAAACTGAACCTTTGGGATTCAGACAGCAGCATGGAAATGTAAATGTGGACACAATGCATGTCTGCGTGGAGTAGTCCAAAAACCTGCAGCAAAGGTGTTCTCTAATACAATTTACTGAGATAAACAAATTCCTGCAGAAACCTGATGTAGTGgtaagtgccaaaggtcacttTGGTCTAAGAGGCAGAAAGAAATAGCTCCACCCACTTCTCAACTGGAATTAGACATCTTCAGCTGCTACTCACTTACTTTGCCTTTTCATGTCTGCTGGGTAGTAAACACCCACCGTGTCTGAGCttgttatcttttttcttttttggttgaGAAATGTGAAAAAGGTAGTAGTTTGGAGAACCTAAACAAGTATCTGCTTTGTTAACTCGTCATCTTTCCTCGTGTTGTGATTAACTCACCTGCATGAATGGTAGAAATCCACAGTAAAACTCCGGCTAGCACCACTGTAAGCAGAGCAGAGGTTCCCATCTCTGTGAAATGACAGTCAAATAATTAAAAGTGATCAGTATGTTCAAATAACATTAACTGTGTCTTTATCATAAGCTGTCAAAATAGATACAACTGCTTTAATTTGGAGCTTTCTGGAAAAAAGAAGGTAATCCTTCTGACACTTTAACTGCTGCTTGACTCCAGTTTAGGGATACTAACCCAGCCGTGGTGTCTATGGGGAGACAAACAGCGGTTTAAGCTGGTCTGAGGAAGCAATGAGGTCAGAAACAGGACCCAGTCTGTCTGCCTGAGCCATAATTGCATTGGGTGGGAAAAGGGGACTTAGGGGAAGCGGCTGAAACAGTGCtccagtgtgtttgtgtatgtgctcAGAGCCTGTGTGGCGCTGCGCTACCGGGACTCCAGGCCCGACGACTCCAAGACTACCCCGCTCGCAGAGTAAATATTGATGGCTATGCTTCCTGCCATTAAGCGGCCCCACCCGGCTGGCCGGCGGGACTCGGGTCTGCTTATTGTTTTGAGCTGCAGCGTTCAAAGTCACGCAAGTCACAGCTTCTCTTGCCGCTGCAGCACACTGTGGATATCCATGTGACCTCCGAGTTTTACGTTCCCTtgaaaataatgattaaaagTGACAAAATGTCAACAGAGCAGTTGGGATGGACTAAGACGGGTGCCTTTGGACATGCATGCATTTGGACTGATTCATCTCCAGAAAGGGAATGCAGCGCAGCCTTTCCAACAGGGCACTTTTCATTCTTTAAAAACCACATAATTAAACAAGAGGAAACTTCAGACTACTAGGTTTCATAAGCGTTTTTTTCTGCTTTCGGTTTCATGggatcaggaaaaaaaaaaaaagagatacagttttaaatcatgctttatcTCTATAAATGTACCAGGAATCCAGATAATGACTTTTTTTCCTGTCATTTTGCAGCAGAATATGCTGCTGGATATATCCAACCTCTGACCACTGGTCAAACCCTGGGGAATCATATCGGGTTTGGATAATCTGGCAGATCATGGAAAACTTGTGGTACAGCTATGGGATGCCCTATGTTGTCCACCCGACCTTCTAATGACTCTCAactttctgcagctgcatcaTTCTGGTCATATTGATGACCTAAATGAGTCATTTTGTCTCTGATGAAAGAAAATCACTAAAACAGGACCAGCTCAATGAAGTCCAATGTTATAAACCACCTTGTTCAGTGGGATCAGCCTCAAAGCCAATCAAAACACAGGAAATCAACAGAATATGAAATTCCAAATAAGTGAAGACACAGTGTGGAAAATATAGGGGATGTAGACGCATCAACAGGGAGTTACAAAAATATCCCAAAGAAGCAGTGGGAAAGGTTCACGGGGCCTCTGACCCCTCCACTTCCGACACTCTTTACTCAGTACCACATCCTTTTTCAAACAAGACACCTATTTGGGTTACAGCAACAAGACAGTGAAgccagagagacagacagaaaaaaataccTGTGAAAATACCAAAGACTGACTTTGTGGTAGTTCCTACTTAATAGTCAAAAAAGGCTAAATAAACCTGACATTTGATTGTGATTTGGATtaatatttgagagaaaaagcatcaCTATCTCTGGTTTCTCAGGCTGTTTTAGAGAACTGTGCCACTGCACTGAACGGCCGGATGGGATTCATACAAAACACTGCGATTAGATCAAAACGCAAATCAGGTCAATCAGAAATGAGCTAATAATTCAACGATCACGTGGTTCAGAAGGCAGGGAATTTACCAGAAGGTAGAGAAGTTGGGGCTTTTCTATGCAGATGGCCTTGTGAGGAATcctcaataaacaaataaataaaaatacagcgTATGGTCCTACGTTTAAATCGCACCACTAAGAGGACCAATTGGCAAAAACTAGACAGAAGAAGCACAGCTAATAGCTGTACAAGACAATCTGCATTACTCTAACTCTTGAGTTAAATCCACTACAAGGCGGATCTTTGTCCACTGTGACTTCTGTCTTTTCCACAGCAGAGCAAAGCAAAAAGCGCACTCCACGAGCAAGAAAAAGCATGCCATACATATGCTCTTGCTAAGTACCAAACCAGATTtactgcagaaccagaaccagacccatgACAGGTTTTGAAAAAAGGGTGATTTAAAAGCAAGTAATCTATAAAGACTTATTCTGGTATATATTTTTGACATTTGGTAAGAGGACCAAACTTGGAAGGAAAACTTGCATTGCATAGTTCTGGTCCATGTTGAGCGGGACGTTCTGTCACTCAGCTAGGAAAGCCAGCACGGTTAGGCTGGGAAAAGTGTCAA
This is a stretch of genomic DNA from Cololabis saira isolate AMF1-May2022 chromosome 12, fColSai1.1, whole genome shotgun sequence. It encodes these proteins:
- the acvrl1 gene encoding serine/threonine-protein kinase receptor R3, translating into MGTSALLTVVLAGVLLWISTIHAESHDTKDEEKLLCVCENDKGTCENGTCRGDSCFYTWVHGREEKGCFSKININEQCKGFFKGFFVHCCQINKCNAFITPPPNINGEPTTVPPEVWRPEMWINVSLLIVLTTACVCGLVIFLLLRRGPCRAKDPEDQDATMVKVPSGDDPTYGDMYDVFCTSGSGTGLPYLVQRTMARQISLVECVGKGRYGEVWRGTWMGESVAVKIFSSRDEQSWFRETEIYNTVQLRHDNILGFIASDMTSKNSSTQLWLVTHFHELGSLYDFLQYTSLEPEGCLKMCLSVACGLVHLHTEIVSSQEKPAIAHRDLKTRNILVKRNGQCCIADLGLAVIHSQSHDYLDVGNNPRVGTKRYMAPEVLDETIRQDLFESYKQTDIWALGLVFWEITRRTLVNGIVEEYRPPFFDLVPSDPSFEEMKKVVCVGQQRPSLHNRLHSHPILSAIVKIMKECWYQNPTARLTALRVRKTLSKLDVDSDFNIDKLKRDI